The stretch of DNA gccacatcaattagtgttgttcgtctcgttagtttattaactagtatgataTCTGAGCTATTGTTTGGTCCGTCAGTGCGGTCCCAATATAACTTGTAGTTGGCATTCTCAAGCATAATCTTAGGAACGTTTGATAGTATGGGAGATGGTTAGTTCAAAGAAGTACCAGTTTGATGGATATCTCTTGATAAGGGATCTTTTCTATTGAGTCATGCTGTTCCTTATATTCAATTGCTACAAATGCCTGTCAGTCCCGATAAGATAATGGATGGTTTCTTGGACTTGACATCCATATCAGCAATAGGGCTTTgataatatatttcaggtaatttttgctTGGAATAAACCAATCCTGAAAGGCGAGTAACGGTTCTtatgtttcagggaacatctttcctgatgtcaaccaatagttcgacgccgaattgtcgacatagtcttggctgacttcattgggatgtcgcccatgtagaggtttactcatccaggtgcgaaTTTTTTCCTCCTTTTAAAGATTTTATGCGCAATTCTGGTTTCCTCAATTTAAGCGATGTTGTGTCATCTACTACGCACGTGCGAAGTAAAGTAGATGTTTCAGCCCACATCCGAAAATAAATTCGTTAATCAGctatctgtttttctaattgctaaCTTATATCCGTAAGTCCTAAATACCGTGGTAATGTCGTTCTTTTATCTGCACGAGAATGATGATTTTGTGCTTTCGTGAGGTATTTTCGCACTTTTcactgaagattttctatatccgttttagtccTCTTAATAACACCAAAGGAATAGCGAAATGCGGAACATACGTAGGTGTTCAGTGCCGTAaataaatttttactgttaagatgtGGACGAAGTTATCTCGgctttcatttgcttatggtcaatttttcgcgCCTGCTTTAATTCGAGATATTTATACATATCGCAGGGCCGATCATAGGAAGGTGGCTGCCTGCGTGCGAAGACACATGTGCCACCCCCCTctggagaaaaattcttaatGCCAGAATAAAATTTGCAAAACAGGAATTGAGTGACACCATTTGTGACTATAATTTCAGTTGGCTGTTTTTCACCTAGATAAATACCCATGaatgcatttattttattaaagagttGTTGTACTGTCTTTATCTTTCACGATACTTTCTTCCTCCTGTAGCTGTAACTTAGTGTCTAGTTGTCAGATCCCTGCAGGCATTCATAAGGTTATCATTAGAAATGTTATAAAACTCATACAGAAAGCAGAATATTGAATAGCATTCAGATAATAAGGTAAATCTTTCATTTACCGAGGAGATGACGTGTTTaagaattgcaaaataaaaaGCAGTCTTGAACTGCTGGACGGGATTTGAAACTGGCTGACCACTGCCCTTGTAATCAAATAAAAGGACCTTTTTCTTAAGATTCAAAATAGGAAATTCAGGATCAACACCTAAATCTCTAACAAGTATTGTTGCTATTCGacaaatatgtattttaaaattattgtcaGATCTTCCATATTGTCAGaaattccaaatatttttaaaattatctaagcTTTGAATTCATTCAGCcatatttaatttagaattttgAAGCATTTACTTAAGACatagttaatataataattattgataACAAATAATGACAAATTACAACTGAACACAAAAATTTAAACGTATTTAaacttttaattgtttatttagtaTCCACTTTTTTCGTGTCTCTATGGTGGGATATACAATTAAGGCATTTAATGCAGGAATAATGTTATTTAGATCTTTTTTTAAAGGTCTAATAGAATTGATACGACTTCCCCACCTTATTTCACTTATCTGTTTTAAagtttgaattattattttgaaaaacttttggcGAAACTGTATTTTCACGTTAACCCTCTGAAAGGGTAACAGTGCAGCATAAACTTCGAGACTAACAGAAATTTCTGAAACGGTACAGCTAAATACGACTTCAAAATGACTGAATATGCTGGCGCGTGATATCGTGCATATATCAAGATGCTTCGACCAGTATTACATCTTAGAAATATTTGGCAGTTTTCtgccaaatattatttcattataTGAGCGTTTATGAGTGCAAGTTACTGGTGGTTTGTTTTGAATTAAAGTTGCGTTTAACAAATAGATTCGTTCTAGAAAAACATCAATGTAAAATATGTATCATTTATTACTTAAAcaattttgattaatttctttaacaatcaaagaaaataatagtttttattttcttttagcaCCAGTTATTTATATTATCATATTTTGCGTACTAACGGTTTCCTCCAGCTAATGATGTGAAAGAAATAAAAtggtaaaaatttacaaaacaacgTTTTATTCTATGCAAAAAACATTGAATGATAAATatatgaaaagtaaaaatataatttattgtattccTATTTAACTAAAAAATGGAAAATGATGATTGCATGAACtgacataaatatgaaaatatatttatgatCCTACTATTATGTTGTTGATGGGGATGTGGATTAGTTTTACGAAAAATCCAATGAAGCCCATAATACAAAAACCGATGGCAGTAGCAATCGCAATCTTTTGGAACTCTGAAACAAAAAATACGTTCTGATTATTTACATTCTTGGCCATATAATAGGTATGTTCATTTATGACAACTTCAAACTAAGTGACATTCAATATACTAGATTATTCAATACATTAGTCATGCTTTAGTATTACTTCGTCTATAAGCCCGCACATAATTATCCATAATGGACTAAAAGCCATTCATAATCAATAGGAGGCTAATACATATATGAAGAAGTGGTAAAACTAAGAGATATTAACTGCAATCAATGCACAACATAGTAAACTTTCTCTTAAACCAATGGCAGTTGCGTCATATAAAGCATTTGTCAAAGGGAGAAAATGAAATACTAAACTTAAATCATTTAAACTTTATGTGTATGACTACAtagtcaatttttaaattttagttattaaataaaaaccACAAGTTTTAACACCAAATATATAGTTAAAACATGTACAtatgtaaattatatatatatatatatatatatatatatatatatatatatatatatatatatatatatatatatatatatatacaggtatttaggcgccacgcccttccggtagggatctatggaggagtatcaccgatccgcaagcccttatctcttgccgtacttctccaccataggccgatcagacaccagcatattctagtctaagccgcagattcgttttagaatttaaaactgctgcgttagccttttctATTTTACTGTACACCGAGCCGGGGcttgaacccacatccactgaaccattcgacagtgaagcgaatgagaatcagCCGCctggcccgcttggctatctgaccgacattatgtaaattattactaaaaaaaaaactttccaGAGTGGTTTGCTTAAGGCTAGGTATCTTATTTTTCCAATTGGATTTTCTACTGAATTTAAAAGCTTAAGAGATTTGTTGTGCTCTATTAAAAAGGTAATTTTTCTAGATGGGAGCCATTGAGACAAGGATTTTTACTTTATCCAATTACCAGCAGCTGTCCTTTGTCTTCAATAGTATTGGCACAAAACAAAGCAAAGTTTTATTAGTTAAGGTTTGAAAAAATAGTGCAGTCTTATCGTCATTTATAAATATCTCGACCTTCATTGTAGTGAGTTGTTTATTCTTCCAGTCAGAAACCACAATAAATCTACATCAGCTACTCCACCAGATATagattaaaagcaaatattgtgCCTATTGTGACACTTACAAAACTTTGCAAGCCACCAATTAGAAGCTTTCATATTAAAACTTAATTTCCTTGCCACTTcttatgccttttttaaatcattttcaaAGAAACTTACTTCAATGTTCCAATGGtggaactaaaaaaaatatatattttttctaattccacCATACTTTTCAGTCAACTGTCTAACtagttatcttcttcttcatatgccatctcctctaagaaggttggcaaccatcatggcaattcgcactttcgatactgctgctctaaagaggtcagcagaagtgcagttaaatcaaactctcaaattgtttaaccacgagatgcgtcttcttccgcgactccttctaccctgtattcttccttgtattattaattgcagcaagttataaggctcgcccctcatgacatgtcccagatattagttttctgactttaattgtatttaaaacctctttatcttttcccattcttctcaacacctcgacattcgtgactctatccacacAACTTATTCCTAATATTCTTCTGTAGGCCCagaactcgaaggcttctaatctgtccgaaacatatttctttaatgtccaagcctccaacccataaaacaatatggagaactACTTATAGATATCCCTATAATggattatattaacttttttaatGACCTACCGACATTGTGACACCTGCCGTTTATTTTGTAggtatttatgtaattaaaattTCTAGTGAAACTATTTCCTTCTGGCATGTTTCCATCCATCCAatagcgctacagcccaaatcgggccttggcctccttcaacaggcttctccaatcatctcgatttaccgctgttcttttccatgaacgcgttcccaggcagttcctggcatcctcatcgacttcgtcttcccatctctttttaggtcttccaacaggtctttttccctgcattcttgcatttaataattttctggggattctattctcatgcatgcggaccacgtgccttgcccaccgtaatctctggcATGTTTAacactgatttttttttatctttttgggAATACAAATAAGCCTCTACGAcacaactttaaaaataataaaaaccaatcTAGAGAAGGATGATACTAGTATAGTGGAGGTATGTAGATGATATGTTCTACATTTGGTCCCATTGGACAAATTCTTAATGGGCATCAACTACTTGTTGTGAATCATAAAATACATGAACGGATGGGTCTCAAGAGAACaatagttagagcaataaaagcacaaagaattagataGTATGGACAAATAATGAGAAGAGCAATCTGTTAAAAGTTATAACGGATTGGTTACCACCAGGTAAAAGGGCCACTgacagacctaaactgagataaGTGGAAGAAGATTTAAGgagtatggaaattagaaatatagaaaggataattaaagagagagaagaatggagaacAATAGTGGAAAgagcgaagtcacaccagaaactgtaaaagcaaacccagaatgggatgtcccccacacaaaaaggatcttcaagtgaaaacagcttcagcttcttcaggagcgtatagcttgtatatatATCAACTACAAAGAACAATAATTTACcatgaaagagaaaaataattcaCTATAATTTCTGAAGTTTTATTATCACTAAAGGATACAGAATATATAACTGAAGTATACAGAAAATCAACACACAGCAATAAGTATTTGAATTACCATTCAAATCATGATAATGATTGTGCCAAAAAATACTTGCATCAGAGATACCACCTTTTTTGAAAGAAAGAAAGTATCCACTATCACTTaaggaattaaaaaaaactaaggaAATGAAACACAATATTAAAAAAGGTTTTGAAACAATTAAAGCAAGCTATTTGAAGTGACACACAGATCTTTGTATATACCTGTTTAGTTCAACATATCCAGGATTCTAAGCTTATTATCCTATTAGaatagttatttatgcaccaaggGTGTTAATAAGATGATTACGCTCAGAGAGCAATATAATCCTTTTGCCCAAAAGATGGATGTTGCTCGATGGGCATCATCATCCTGTAAAACCAGTGGTacatacaagattttatttttcacttcacataatataaaaactacaATTGAGACGTTTTACTTGTTTGAAGTAGTCTATGACAGTTGTTATTTTGACATTTGTTGAATATATTATGTAGTAGTCAGTTGGATTTATATTCAGTTATAGATTTATGCCATTTATTTATATTCAGTTATTATTCATTTATATTCAGTATTCTCAATATTTATAAAGATTATTAAGGTTAAAAAATATTAGTTCTAAAATTCGTAATTAATTCGTGAAATAAAAAAACTTCATTCTATGACATTTGCTTCTTTTTCTTATGCAATAGGGCATTAAAGGCCATAACGCCTGCTTATACCCTAGGATATACCAAGTGTGTTTAAGGTAACTGTATCCaagctaaaataaacaaataatatgcaagtgaaaaataaaagatatttagatatttttgcTGGTCAGGTTCTAAAAAATCTGTTCCAGATACTTATCATCGTGTTGACAAACAATTACACTACAGTTGCATATAATATGTTCAGACGTTTCCTCTGCATACATATCAATTATACATCTTTATAATTAAGAATAATATATAACACATACCCAACAATAGGTATAAAAAGATCACAACCTAAACCAGAAGATTACATGATTGGAAGACATACAATATGCCAATTGGCTGCAGTATAACAACAAACAgcattagaagaagaaaaacaggAAGATATTTGGTTTTATTCAGAAATCTACTGAGAAATTTTCATTATCACTTTCAAAAGATTTCTGCTCACTGGTTTAGAAGACCCTATTTGGATAAATGTTACATTGTTTCATCCTCTCTTATCATATGGAAGGTTATTACAACTGCTATTAATTATCAACAGTTGATGCTGACACTATTTAAGGCTTCTTCCATCCAGAAACAGGCAGTTTGACAGAATAATAATTATGGTGCAAACTTTTACTAGTGaacaaattaacattttttaatttgaaaattgataaatttaAGAAAGGTTTATGAGATCTTCTTGTGATATGTCTACTTgcattattttttagttttattttgatgGGAATTTTTAACTGTTGAACTAGTCATGACAACAATAAGAGAAAACACAGGGAACATGTTAAAAATATGATAAATGCAATTGAGGTGTGTTTTACAAAAATCACAAAGTCAAAATTTTAGCAAAATTGAGATTTTAGCGAAATGCTGTTTTTAATATTCTCAAATAAGATTTCACAAAATCAACAGAAATGCTGAAATGTTTCTAATTAAACTTATATGTTTTTGCAAAAAGATGTCATATACTTAACCATTCTTTCCTCCAAATAAAACAGAAGTCCATGCAACAGGATAGGACATGTGTTTTTTGCTGTAAAGTCTTGCCAAAATGTATGATTTAGTcagtttgttattatttttcttgtaGAATGGATGTGCTACATTGATTTTTGAGTGACAATTTGTTTAGCACATATTTTAGTTTAAAACTGCTACAAATTTTAAAGAGCTGTCAACTAATTGGCCTAattaaagatttatatattttgagATACCATACTCAAAAAGCCAATTCACTTACTTAACCAAATCACACTAAAAAAAAGTATGAATTGAATACCTACACCTACATTACAGATCTATACTTTGTATTTTAAACATGACAGGGTGGTAGTTGAATATACTAGGATAAGAATGGATTTGATTTGAATTTGAAacattatagaaaatattttatatggagATACAAAAGTGTCAGTTTATTACCAAAATAAACATTCAGACATTATAACCTATTTAACAGAAACTTGGCAGCCACCCATATGGCAATGCCAAACACATAATAAAAAACACTAACAACAAATAACCAGGCATAAAACAAAACTATTAATAATGAGtactaatatataataatttaagaaCAAAATTATATGAACTGTAGGCTCATGACACATCTTATGGAAATAATTGCTTAGTTCTTTAATGTTGCTTAAAGTCCAACAATAGTTACAAAATGCATTTAATAACACAAACATCATTTCCAGTCACAAAATCTCCCCATATTGTAtacataaattgcaaaaaatgcTCAAGTGGTATTTGGATAAACTAATAAGATTGATCACATTTTCCAGTtgagttaaatttaaaaaaaaatgtcttaaGAATATAACCAAATGTCTTACCTCGTCTGTCTGGTTTTGTACACCTTTTAACTAATCTAATTGAGTCTTTAGCAAATTGTTTTCCAGGCTCAACGAATTTTGCAATTTGGTCCATAGTTCTAAAAGTGAGGAACAAATATAAACTCTTTAATTCATTAACTTGTTTAATTATTTTGAGTACTTACGTTTTGATTTATGTGAGAATACAGTAATATAACTGTGCTTCAAAGCTACGTCGACAGTAAAAGAATTCGAAGTTCTCCCCAAATCACGCACTCGGATCTCGTCAGTGACAGCTCCGGCCACGATGGCAGAAAATAGTAACAAACGTCAATTGACGTGTATCGTGTATGACTtgaataaaaaatttacagtGAAAGCGAGTATGACGTCATGaacttaatttaatttaacagaaaataattaCCAAAGGTAACAATTAtggtatttaaataaaattgtgaaTGATGTCCAAAATTGCTTTGAATAGActagtaataataatattatttcaattaaaaaaagctTTCAAGATATGCAATGAACAAGTAATGTTAGTTGCATATCCCACAATATTTTACTCTACTATAATAATCATAATCTTAATAAGATTATATGATTATTATTTTACATCTTAACATTATATTTAATTAGCTTTTACTTAATTAGCTTtaattaagacaatttttaaaaacgatttttttgGTTTCTTAATAGTGATTTATTCTGGTTTGTGCTGCTGAAAACATTAAGCATATTTATGCTTAATGTTTGTAAATTCGATGAAAAGACGAAAAgatgaatttgtttcgaaactatcttaccggtTTGTAAATTCATTGCAGCGTTTTGGTTGATGTTATCTTTTATAAGTGGTAGTCTTCCTATATTGCGTTTGTGATTCTATTTTTGTTATCAGTTAAACTTCATTTTCTTAAAGTCCTGCTATTAGGTATATATCTGTTTTGTTAGATGTCGAGTCCACGTATTGCTTTTCGGCTGGATATTTGAGAATCGTATTAGAACAGGTAAAACAGGAGGCAGGTATATTTTTAAGCTTATCTATTCTTATCTTTCTTAGTTATTGCAGTTATGTTTTTGATTCACATTAAAAATCAGAACATTTAATTTGTATGTACACTACACAGCATAAAAACATCACTttatattgcttagttaaattcATCGACCATCCGTCgacattattttgttttaatgacTTGCTTTGCATAAATCATTCATTTTTTAGACAACttctatgttttgttttatttatgttatttaatcTCGATGCTAGAGCATCTAAAAGACTATAAAAATTTGAGAGAACGAAGGTGATGTAGGTACATTATATACTAAAACCTCTTTAAAGATTAAACGAAAGCAAAAAAAAGCAAGAGGGTCAAAATAAATGGAAGTTGTTaatatcaacaaaaaataaatcagttACAAAATATCTGAGAGAGTTATCacgatttgacaaaaaaaaagaaaatatatttctcCAACTCCAACACCTGAAaactcatcatcattatcattatagCCATTAACATCTTAGCACAAATGTGTAGTGGTTTAGCTTTGAGCTTCAGCAGTTCGGATAGTTTGATTAATATTTCTCCACTGGTCGCGGTTACCTGAAAACTACCAGAGTTAtaaccaaaagaagaagaagaaaatattcatATACACATATTTGGACTGCCCAGACAAGCTTTTGATAAAGTGTGGCATACATGGTTGCTGCATTAAATTAAACAACAACTACCATCAGAATACTATAGGATATTTAAATCCTACATAATAGACACATATTTCCAGATAAAATACGGTACTCTAGTAACATAATTGAGACCTATAAACTCCGGCTTACTCCAAGGCAGTGTGCTTGGTCCACTCCTGTACCTATTATAAACGGCGAACCTACCTTCTATTCagtcctaacctaacctaacctaatctaaGCTTCTTACCTATGTATTCAGTGCTCCTTAGTAACTATTGTAGATGACACCGTCATCCTCTCGCCCCACAAAAGTTGTTTAGAAGCATCTAGAAGGTTATAAGACCACTTAAACACTATTCAGATGTTGTTAAGAAAATGACGAATCAGACTAATATTGCGGTTGTACGTAGAATGAGGAAGAAGAATGCTAGATCATTTATACAATTAAAGTTCTCCAGAACAAGGTGTATAAAAAAACTTGAGATGAGAAAGATACCTGTGAAAAAAACTAGTATGTACATGGcagttcattttttattttagctttATTTCTAAAATTTCCAAATCAGTAGCCAAAACAGCAAATAagtatacaaacaaaataaatacagttatatttttaatatgcttTATTCCCCATTTAATATTATTGTCCTAGTACCCTTCCATCCTTACTTTGGATATGTTATTTTGCCATGTATTTGATTTTGTATAGCAAATTCGCCAAACTTACTATATGTATCTTCATACGTGGAAGTGCCAGTTCGAACTTGCAATATTtcgttaattttttctaaaaataagtATATATTAATTAAACCAATCGATCAAAAtcgattatttattttaaaaatgcagttATATAATTTTTGGACATTCAAATGCGCCAATAAAACTATTTATTTCTGAAATTTTGATGCAAAGAGAACACTATCGTAATATTCTTCACAGGGTTCAGGAGTTCCAAATACTAGATCAGAAGGAAGCCGCAATTCTTTTCCAAATAAAACTTTTACTGGTGTTTTGTTTGTTGACTCATGGATGCAACTTTGATATGCAAGAAGGAAGAACTGGATATAGTTGTCCCAGTTATGGCAGTTATCTTAATGCTTATTGACAACAATTCGAAGATGTTAAAGTAAATTTTGATTTAATTCCTCCATCATTCCATCCGATTGAGGTCGCAAAGGTGTGGTTTTGGTCTTCACAACTCCCAGCATCTGAAATATTTTCTTGAAAAGATTCGATGTAAACTTTCGACCTTGGTCGGAGCCTATTTCTCTTGAAACTCCAAAACGACAGAACAAATTATTAACCAGTACTTCAGAGCGACTGTTGAGGCCTCTTGATGAGGAAGAGTATATACCTTGGCCATTTACtgaaataatccatggctactaAAATGTACTGGTTACCAGATACTGTAACAGTATCGCTGTTCATAGCGACCGTTTCGAAAGAAGCTCCGACCAAATATTGCCTCATCAGGCCTTGGCTTCTGGTTCTAagacctttcttcttcttcacgtgccatctcctctaagaaggttggcaaccatcatggcaagtCGCACTTTCgacaccgctgctctaaagaggtcagcagaagtgcagttaaaccaagctctcaatttattcaaccaggagatgcgtcttcttacgcgactccttctaccctgtatgaTGTACctcctcatgacatgtcccagatgttgcagttttctgactttaattgtatttaaaaccactttatatttttccattcttctcaacacctcgacattcgtgactctatccacccaacttattcttaatatccttctgtaggcccataactcgaaggcttccaatCTGTTCGAAACATCCTTCTTTAAAGTCCAAGCAT from Diabrotica undecimpunctata isolate CICGRU chromosome 4, icDiaUnde3, whole genome shotgun sequence encodes:
- the LOC140438349 gene encoding protein transport protein Sec61 subunit gamma; the protein is MDQIAKFVEPGKQFAKDSIRLVKRCTKPDRREFQKIAIATAIGFCIMGFIGFFVKLIHIPINNIIVGS